Below is a window of Polyangiaceae bacterium DNA.
CGCCTTCGAGCTCTGGGCTCGGCCGGCGCGCCGGCAGAGAGACGGCGCGAGCGGCGCGCTGCGGATCGCGTCCCTCCGGCGCGAGGCGGAGCGCTGGCTCGCGCTGCCACCCATCGCCGCGCTGAGCGAGCGATTGGCCGAGATCCAGGCGGAGCTCGGCCTGCTCTCGGGCGGCAAGCGACAGCGCCGGCGCGCGCCACGGGGAGCCGCGCTCGGCGAGCTCAGCGCCGAGCACGCCCGGCTCTCGGCGCTCTACGAGCCGCTCGGGACGCACGCCGGCGAGCTCCGCGACGTCGAAGCGCTGGCGGTCAGCTCCCTCGACGACGCCGCGCCGCCGGATCTCTTGGTGCCCGACGCCGAGCAGGCCCACGCCCGGCTGAAGCAGGCGCTCGGGCACGCGCTGATTCAAGCGAGCGACCAGCATGAAGTGACGCTGGGGCTGTACGAGCTCGGCGCGGAGCACGTGCTCACGCGCTTCCTCCTGCCGCTGGGGCGCTGGCTGGAGAAGCGCGGCTTCGAAGCCAGGCTCCACCTCGATCGCGGCGAGCGCAGCGACGTGGCGGACTGGCCGAGCGAGAAGGAGCGGCGCTTCGGCCCTCCGCGCAGCCTGGGCTTCTTCACCGAGCAGGGCGCAACCGCGGCGCGCGCGCTCCTTTCGCTGCGGGGCCAGGGCGCCGGTGCGCTGCTCGGCCTGGCCCGCGGTCGCTGGCGCTGGGAGCTCGAGGGCGGACCGGCCGATCTCTGGGTCAGGGTCATCTGTCCGCGCTTCACCCTCGGCACGGACGACTGGACCGCGGTCGGGCACGCCGTCGATCTCGAGGTCGGCCGCCGCACGCCGGTCCGGGTGGCCCTCCACGTCGCCGAGCGCCGGCTGGTCTTCGATGGAACCCACGGGCACGACGACGTGGATCCCGACGACCTCTTCGCGCGCTGGCCCGACATGGTCTTCGAGGAGCTGGTGGCGGAGGCGTCATGAGCGTGCAGGCTTCACTCAGCATCTACCAGGCCAAGCACGGCAACCTGATCCGGATGACGCCGGTGTGCCCGGGACTGTTCGAGTGGACCACGCTGTCGCGAGACGCCGGCAAGGCGAAGGAGCGCTGCGTCGAGCGCGCGCGTCGCGAGGCGGAGAGGCTCGAGCCGGCGTTGTTCTCGCGGCTCTCGGTGCCAGCGGGCCGCAAGCTCGAGCGCGTGTACGGCGAGCTGAAGCTCAGCCACGAGGGCGAGAAACGCCACTTGGCCGGCTGGTTCCCGGTGGTGACCGAGCTCCGCCGGAGCGGCGCCGACGCGGAGCTCCGGATCGCGTACCACCCGCTCTCGCCGCGGCACTGGTTCGCCGTCGATCCAGACGGCGACTTCGGCGCGCAGGTGCTCGAGGCCTACGCCCGGGTGCTCGACCCGAGCGCCGAGCTGGATCTCTTCAAGTCGAACGGCAGCGACAAGCTCGTCACCGCGCGCTTCGACGTGAGCCCGCAGAGCCTGCTCTCCCTGCTCGCGCCCAAGCCCGACCCGAACGAAGCGCTGGGCGTCGGCGCGTCGGCCCGCCTCGAGGAGCTCTTGCGCGTCAGCGTCAACCACACCGCCCGCGCCGCGGAGGGGCGCCTGCACACCGGCCTTCCGCGGAGCGGGCTGCGCCAGCGCCTGGCCGAGCTGCTCTCGGGCTCGTCACCGGCGCCGGTGCTCGTGGTGGGCCCGCCTGGCTCGGGCAAGTCCACGCTGATCGCGCAGGCCGTGGCCGACCTGCTCGAGGCCGACGACTTCCCGTTCCACCGGAACCTCGACCGCTGCCACGTGGTGATGGGGATCCGGGGCCGGCACCTGATCGCGGGCATGTCCTACGTCGGGCAGTGGGAAGCCCGAGCCGTGGCGCTGCTCGAGCGGGCCAAGAAGAAGCGCTGGATCTTGAACGTGGACGACGTGTGCGCCTGGGGCAACATCGGGCGCACCGTCGGCAGCGAGCGCTCGCTGGCGGACTTCTTCCGCGGCCCGCTGGCCCGGAGGGAGCTCGGCTTCGTCGGCGAGTGCACGCCGGCAGAGCTGAGCGTCCTGGAGCACGAGGCTCCGGGCTTCGCCAGCGTGTTCACCCGCGTGACGGTGGAGCCGGTCCCGGCCTCGGCGGCGCTCTCGATGCTGCTTCACGAGAGCCGGCGCCTGGAACGCCAGCACGAGCTCGAGATCGATCCCAGGGCGTACCGGCGCATCCTCGACCTGGGGCAGGCGCTGTCGAGCGGCAGCGAGCCCGGGCGCTCGTTGTCGGCGCTCTCGGGCCTGGTCAAGAGCTTCGCCGCTCGGGCCGGCGCCGACGAGTCGGAGGCGCCGCGCCAGATCTCGCCGGACGACGTCGTCGCCTGGTTCTCGCGCCAGACTGGCCTGCCCGACCTCCTCTTGAGCTCCGATCCGCCGCTCTCGGCGGAGACGCTCCGGCGCGAGCTCGGCCAGCAGATCATGGGCCAGCCGGTCGCGCTCGACGCCGCGGTCGATCTGGTGCTGTCGCTTCGGGCGGGCATCACCGCGCGCGGGCGACCCTACGGGGTCTACCTCTTCACCGGTCCGACCGGCACTGGCAAGACGGAGCTGGCGAAGTGCATCGCCGAGTACCTGTACGGCGACACGCGGCGCCTGTGTCGCTTCGACATGGGCGAGCATGGCGGGGCGGACGCCGTGAGCCGGCTCATCGGCGATCGCTTCTCGCCGGAGGGCACCTTGACCCGAGCGGTGCGCGCGCAGCCGTTCTCGGTGCTCCTGTTCGACGAGATCGAGAAGGCGCACCCGGCCGTCCTGAACCTGATGCTCCAGGTGTTCGACGACGGGCGCTTGACCGACGCGCGCGGCACGGTCGCGGACTTCTCCCACTCCGTCATCGTCTTGACCAGCAACCTGGGCTCCGGCAAGCGCAGCGTGCGCGGCTTCCTGGACGACCCGGGCGGCACCGCGACGGACGTGGCCCGCGCGGTGCGCGAGTTCTTCCCGCCCGAGCTGTTCAACCGCATCGATCGCGTCGTGCCCTTCGAGCCCCTCGATCGGGCCGCCGCCAAGGACATCGCGCGGAAGGAGCTGGCGAAGCTCGCGGCTCGGCCCGGCCTGTCCGAGCGCAACGTGTTCGTGCGCTACACCGACGCCGTCGTCGAGAGCGTGGTGAGCCAGGGTTACAGCGTCGAATACGGCGCTCGCTCGCTCAAGCGCCACATCGACCGCCACGTCGGCGACGAGCTCGGTCGAGCGGTGACGCGGGAGCGCTCCGCCGAGATGCGCCTGTTCTGGCTGTACCGGCAGGGCGGGAGCGTGAAGGTGCACGCAGAGGCGCTGCGCGAGGCGGACGCCGTGGAGCTCGCCCCGGGGCTCGTCGAGGGCCTGTTCGGCGCCGGCCCGAGCCAGCTCTCGGCGCGCCTGGTCGACGCGCTCCCGATGCTGCGCGAGCTACGGGGCTCGTCGCAGCTTGGGGAGATCCAGGCGGACATCAGCCGCGAGCTCGGGGAGCTCCGC
It encodes the following:
- a CDS encoding ATP-dependent Clp protease ATP-binding subunit; this translates as MSVQASLSIYQAKHGNLIRMTPVCPGLFEWTTLSRDAGKAKERCVERARREAERLEPALFSRLSVPAGRKLERVYGELKLSHEGEKRHLAGWFPVVTELRRSGADAELRIAYHPLSPRHWFAVDPDGDFGAQVLEAYARVLDPSAELDLFKSNGSDKLVTARFDVSPQSLLSLLAPKPDPNEALGVGASARLEELLRVSVNHTARAAEGRLHTGLPRSGLRQRLAELLSGSSPAPVLVVGPPGSGKSTLIAQAVADLLEADDFPFHRNLDRCHVVMGIRGRHLIAGMSYVGQWEARAVALLERAKKKRWILNVDDVCAWGNIGRTVGSERSLADFFRGPLARRELGFVGECTPAELSVLEHEAPGFASVFTRVTVEPVPASAALSMLLHESRRLERQHELEIDPRAYRRILDLGQALSSGSEPGRSLSALSGLVKSFAARAGADESEAPRQISPDDVVAWFSRQTGLPDLLLSSDPPLSAETLRRELGQQIMGQPVALDAAVDLVLSLRAGITARGRPYGVYLFTGPTGTGKTELAKCIAEYLYGDTRRLCRFDMGEHGGADAVSRLIGDRFSPEGTLTRAVRAQPFSVLLFDEIEKAHPAVLNLMLQVFDDGRLTDARGTVADFSHSVIVLTSNLGSGKRSVRGFLDDPGGTATDVARAVREFFPPELFNRIDRVVPFEPLDRAAAKDIARKELAKLAARPGLSERNVFVRYTDAVVESVVSQGYSVEYGARSLKRHIDRHVGDELGRAVTRERSAEMRLFWLYRQGGSVKVHAEALREADAVELAPGLVEGLFGAGPSQLSARLVDALPMLRELRGSSQLGEIQADISRELGELRLGDGTRADQVFNLDALAAHVSRLVSRLERRTSADEHLQAHARLDKRRAGEELTGEDYTTLADAFGKLRQARNQRERLAPRRTSLSNRQSRQLLSDLAELGFLERLIASRGRPDRHAVRLDLTRLAAHHESRRFSRGNPGLLEWLARAYAGARGELESAAARYEDGSERAAASRHELHALLESRPRQLSLRVVGPGVSDFFEGERGCHVRRAEGAGPEIVRVSVVPGGGAPRELLAEHAARARAFERALEGDGPLPENPESILPVVRSVRWSPVEGRPSVATVLDYRLAHVVSARVRELGDALSELWLLGMAVSEA